In the Scomber japonicus isolate fScoJap1 chromosome 18, fScoJap1.pri, whole genome shotgun sequence genome, one interval contains:
- the LOC128379400 gene encoding LOW QUALITY PROTEIN: transcriptional regulatory protein AlgP-like (The sequence of the model RefSeq protein was modified relative to this genomic sequence to represent the inferred CDS: substituted 1 base at 1 genomic stop codon) — protein sequence MKMFSVSNRENEVAQLKDRLLKTLQSLKEDHFKELKWSLESSTKIPVCELETADRRETVDLLVQSFPQQAVDKTIKCLKKINREDLVLKLSPFNPGAQPKNRRLEKKRIVETVAASKERGGSSIPALSKALVAQGYDVDKNNARIMTTINCLVDIGTLVQTKGTGALKMNKKADTKAKKQAKKTTPKAEKLAIPKPKKPAATKSAAPKELKTPAAKKPAAETPAAKKPAAKKPAATQSAAPKELKTPAAKKPAAEKPAAKKPAAETPAAKKPAAKKPAATQSAAPKELKTPAAKKPAAKKPAAEKPAAETPAAKKPAAKKPKTPTTKQSXTKGKMSAVTKRAAKKVPPLRAKKVAKPKAKKAAPRKK from the exons ATGAAAATGTTCTCTGTGTCTAACAGGGAAAATGAGGTCGCACAACTAAAAGATCGGCTTTTGAAAACTCTGCAAAGTTTAAAAGAAGACCATTTCAAAGAACTGAAATGGTCTTTGGAAAGCTCCACAAAAATCCCAGTTTGCGAACTGGAGACGGCCGACAGGCGGGAAACAGTGGACCTGCTGGTGCAGAGCTTCCCCCAGCAGGCGGTGGATAAGAccataaaatgtttaaagaagATCAACAGAGAGGACCTGGTTCTGAAGCTCTCACCGTTCAACCCAGGAG CTCAACCGAAGAACAGGCGACTTGAGAAG AAACGCATCGTAGAAACGGTGGCTGCATCCAAGGAGCGGGGAGGCTCGTCTATACCTGCCCTCAGTAAGGCTCTGGTTGCCCAAGGCTACGATGTGGACAAAAACAACGCCCGCATCATGACCACCATCAATTGCCTGGTGGACATAGGGACTCTGGTCCAGACCAAAGGGACTGGGGCACTAAAGATGAACAAGAAAGCTGACACCAAGGCCAAGAAGCAAGCAAAGAAAACCACTCCTAAAGCTGAGAAGCTCGCCATACCAAAACCCAAGAAACCTGCAGCCACGAAATCTGCTGCACCTAAGGAGCTCAAGACACCTGCAGCCAAGAAACCTGCAGCCGAGACACCTGCAGCCAAGAAACCTGCAGCcaaaaaacctgcagccacacaaTCTGCTGCACCTAAGGAGCTCAAGACACCTGCAGCCAAGAAACCTGCAGCCGAGAAACCTGCAGCCAAGAAACCTGCAGCCGAGACACCTGCAGCCAAGAAACCTGCAGCcaaaaaacctgcagccacacaaTCTGCTGCACCTAAGGAGCTCAAGACACCTGCAGCCAAGAAACCTGCAGCCAAGAAACCTGCAGCCGAGAAACCTGCAGCTGAGACACCTGCAGCCAAGAAACCTGCAGCCAAGAAACCAAAGACACCAACCACTAAGCAGTCCTAGACGAAGGGCAAGATGTCTGCAGTGACCAAGAGAGCAGCCAAAAAGGTTCCTCCACTTCGTGCAAAAAAGGTTGCAAAGCCCAAAGCCAAGAAGGCGGCACCAAGGAAGAAGTGA